Within the Cydia pomonella isolate Wapato2018A chromosome 3, ilCydPomo1, whole genome shotgun sequence genome, the region CATGGAATACGACGCCATACAGCGCACGCGCCGTGACATGGAGTGTCACCAGTACTCCATGTATCAGATAGAACAGAATAAAATCAAACAGCAACAGGAGAAGGAGAGGCTCAAGCAGGAGACCCTGTACTTTAGGGGGCTGTGGGACAAGGCTATTAAGGACGAAGAGGAAGGTACGCCTGGGAGTTTTTGTTGCTTTCAACTATAATGGGACATTAATAAAGCTGATTTTGATAAGGTTTGGCCAGGGAGTGGATTTGACTGGCTACCTCCCTTAATCAAGTTTCAGTCTGTCAGtctaccttttttttttgagcTAACAAGTCGTGCTATGTCGGAATTATTCTCGATTTCAGCGGAACGCCGTCGTGCAGAAGCTCGTCATAAGACTGGCCACGATCGAGCACTAGCCATCGAAGAGCGAAAACAAAACTTGGAGAAACAAGCCCAAGAACACCAAGTCATAGAAGACGCCTGGGCGTCCCTGGGCGAACAGGGATTGGCGCAAATCAAGGCTGAAGAGGAACTTAGGAGACGCAAGGAGGTAACAACACAACCTGCGTATTACCATACTAGCCGAAGGTCGTCTATCTGTTGACTCTACTGCTGAACCAGAGGTTTCTGACTGATCGTCGGTCTTCCTTATGTGGGAGCCTCCTGTTAAATACCTGAAGTTGCTAGATAACAACTTTAATAGATCAGATGCGACTACGCAGCTAAAACTGCTGCTACATTGAGAGGAAAACTTCCTAccaataatatcaatataataGTAAAACCACAAAAAACAGAATACAATATTAGGAACTAGCTACTTTTAACCACAGTATAAACccatataaattgtatttatttcccTCAGCGTGAATTAGACGAATGCAACCGCAAGATGATCGAGTTACGTGACAACATGCGCGCCTCCGAGTCAGCCAACGACGACTTTATACGCGAGGAGGCGGCGCGGTACCAGAAGGTGGTCGACGAGAAGCGCTGCCAGTACCTCAGCTGGTCGCAGAAGACTAACAGAGTGAGTCTTTACAATAATATTCTAGCTAAACGAGAGAAACCGAGCAACCAAAAAATTATTGAGATGCGGAAGGGAATCCGCATCTCAGAAGGCCACTCGAGAATGCAGATGGTACCAGACTTTAGGATACCTAATAAAAGTAAGCATCTTACAACAAGTGAAACCATAGTATGATCGAGTTTACCAATGACGAAATTATACGCGAGATGGAGAGAAACcatatgtaaaatatctaaagcTACTTGCAGAGGACAAAACAGGTCAGTCTGCTTTTAGATAACCAACGTTACGGCTCTGTTGACTTGTTGGtggtaaattaatttatataaaatagaaaCACCTGTGAACGGTGCTATTAACACGATATCGCTACgatcccctagacccatatgttgggaaaatttgctggccatggatgaggtcttgagtatcgatccagaggccgtgagttcaagtctcacccaaggaaGTAATTTATCCACTTTAAAATTTGTTGGTGGTAGATTTTGAAATTCAtacttatataggtaggtaattttttcattttaattgcTTTTGTCGAAATACTTAATACTTAGGGTCTATTAAATAGAGAGCACTTTTTGCAGCCTGCTAGGACCCTAGGTAGTATCGAAAACCAATTTAAATTTCACCTGacgtttaaccttttgaacgccaagagccactaaagtggtcgtgtgctgtcgtgcctaccacgccaacgaccactaaagaggtcatggcagacgctgtcaaagcaattttactgttgacagataaggtttaaattcgtttctcaatagttaacatattggcgtgtatgccacattttgatgcgagggagaaagcgttgaaaaggttaatcgCACACCCTAATATCGTTATTTTGTCCCACAGGACGTCCGCAAAGCCATGATAGACCAGATCCACGACCGTAAGCAAGCACGAGAGGAGCTGCAAAAGAAACTCCAGGAACAAGACGAGTACCACCGCCAGCTGTTCAACCAGCTGTCACAACTTGCAGCACACAAGGACCTTACAGATGCTCAGCAGAGGAAAAAGCATCAAGAAAATCTGTTGAAGCAGATCGAGTATAATAAACTTCTCAAGGTAAACTTCTATCTAACTTATGTAACTTTTATCAAAGACAAACACACAGCAAAGTAAGGGAGGGTTTTGGTTGCTGTTTGACGCAAAGTAAGTTGGTTATCTACTCAGTCTTACTTTCCATCAAACAGCTATACTTTCAACTAGGTGTACAGTGAAACATGGATAGCACAGAAAACGCCAAAAAATCCTGTCAACGATTTTTTGTTTGAAGGGAGTTCGAGGTTTCGACTTAAATTTCCTATTCGTTTTAACGAGGTTTGATAAACTGGAttaggtacctaggtactgtCAAGATAATAATCGCTGGTTGATTCGACGTAagagttaaaatattttaggttttGGGCTTTAACTTCGTTTCACGTGAACAAGGATTTCGTCTTACCTATCGAGGTGTCGAAGTTCGAATTATAGCGGTTCTATACCTAGTATATATAGAATACCTACACGTGTCTGATGCTTCTCTATGACTTTCAGGAGCGAGCAATACAAGAGGAGCAAGAACAGAGAAAGAAATGCCAGCGTGCGACCGAGGAGTACAACGAGGAGATCAGCCGCATGCTGTGCAGGTCAGTGCCATCGTGTTAACTAATTATTCGTACTTACAGACACCATATTATTTATGAACCGTTTACAAAGAGCACGAGGTCAACACACATAGGTGCAGTTTTACTTGTAATATGATACCATTTGAGCAGGACAACCGAGTTGAATTTTATACCATTGTATAGCCCAGTTACAAGCCAAAAGCTaaattattgttaatatttttaatttacacggGTACGTCGTAATTGTAGGCATAACTGAAATAACCAGTGTCGATCCCATACAAAGTTTGAACGTGAGCGCTTGTGTGTGGTGACCTCGATGTCTCATGTGCTCTGTCTAATAGATTGAGGTGGTATGTGTCTTACTTGTACTTATTGCAAAGCCATAAGGTTCATCGATGGTCAGTTAAGTGATGCTGTTAGGAGGATACTGACTCCCGTCAGCCTATTCAATCAACAATGAAGCCTTTCCATGGCTTGACGCTAGACCCTATCTACAGTATCGATAGATATCTATATGTTTTCGTAATTGACGCACCCTCGCATTCGCGCCTACCAGAGGGCGTgattaaaataatcatttatcgACAAACGCTAATcgtaaagtaaaaatgtatgtagggacgcgaaactgatcctttcgggcattcacggctccgttcggctcagtaATCAGCATTGCTttgagcaattattagggttggcacaacttgacgtccctttgcgtgtacgACCACACATTagatgacttgaattttgacaacactaaatagccgaaagggatagtagCATACATGAGacacagcatgattcgtccctgaatcgctgtcaaaatttggttttgtaggaagtttcttttctgctGGCCTGGCCAAaatgacaatcgctatcgcttcgacaacgaaacgctttgtgtctctctatcactcttccatattagtgcgacagtgacaattgcgtttcgatcgctacggagcgtaagcgatttgcgtgttggctacgcggcctgtacgGTGGTACTATTAATTATTCTGTGGTATGGGATCACAGATGCGACGAGGCGAGACGAGACGTCATTATTTAAGTTCATTTTAGTATCCTCTATAATAAACGATTGCCTGGCTAGGCCCCCGGGTAGCAGTAGTAATGTCGAACCGCGATTCTTTAAAACGGCGAAGTCCGGAAAGATCCTTTGTTATGTAAACACTATAATGAGTGTTCAATTGGCCAATCAGCCCAGTAGTAGATTCCCGAATCGAACTGCCACTTTAGTTTCTGAGTAACAAAAACACAGCTTACGCGACTGTTTTCTCCAGGCCGTTCTACAGCGATATGCAGCACCCATTCCTAAGACAGATGGCGGGCGGCCTGAAGATGCGAGAGAAGTGTCCCTGCTCCAAACCGGACTATTGCGCCGTTCCGGAGAAAAAGCCCAACTAAGCAAGAGTCCTGTCATCGTGTCGTGTACGTGACTGAATGTCACGGCCAACGACCAGTATAAAGGCTAGAACACACCGtctctcataaggatctgtatTGTACAACGCGTACGTGCACATGCAAGTCTATGTCGTACACGCATccggtgtgcacaggccttAAGTGAAAAACTGAGCTAAAGCTTCTTTTGTATGtattacctacataattaaatGTTGGGATTCGGATGGCGTTCCATATTTGTTTTGAGTTCCTTACTTGTTAAGATGGGTTATGGCGTTCGATATTTGaaatttgtaatgaaatgtgTGAAATTGTGTAGAcgaacccccttattcataaaactacgAGTACGAGCCTcagttagttaatttatgttttatccctttcttataaAAACATAGACAATTATTAACAATTAGCTAACTGAGGCTTGTAACGCGTCTATGAataaagttataattatttactttaataagATTTGATTAATCTTGTCCCCTTAtaatttgtgaccgcggccggctaaccgtcccactttgtcgcttgccatatggacgaagatttgcttgtatttttctttatacgaataacctgtcatgGCGTCCTtttggcaagcgacaaagtgggacgttttgccggccgcggtcagaTTTATTAATCTAATCGAATGAAcagtatttatttgatatttagcagACCTAGTCTTATATTTTTTGTGAtcggaatattgatattattttaggaacagaagtttaaacgtacaactttttataaattgtatacaaatattCGTACTTACATGCAAAACGAGCTTTCGCTAAGTTTTTAACTGTCATTGTCTTagatatgtttatttttgtaaccaTTTTATTAGTAACAAACATTATAATTTCTGCTTTTATAAAATCACCTTAGTGTAAATaggtaaaaaattacaaattaaatgctCATTGGGAAATCATTAATcagtttttgtttaattttcagGGTTTTCTTATCATGAAtgcttaatttttatttgtgaaaTACAAGGTAGTCAAAAATCGTGGGTACAAATCTGTCAtgtgcagatttttttttttaatcccaAGTCGTGACTAAGAATTAGGTCAgaatcttcgagcaacaccgagAAGAGAAGAGAGTCGGCATGTTCGCATTATTTACTCTCTGCCAAAGCACATGCTCAACTGGGCATAGCACAGTGCGTGTTTTGACTGACTAGCcagtacacaaaaagagatcgaggtgtgcacaATTAGTCTTTGCCGTGTgtcattttataacaaataccTCGGGCACTATGTGACGGAGGACCTCAAGGACGATCTCGATTTGGAGAGGGAAAGAAGAGCATTAGCGGTCAGAAGTAATATGTTGACTCGTAGGTTTGCCCGTTGTTCAAAACAAGTTAAAATCACCCTTTTTAAAGCGTTCAGTCAAGTATTTTACACGGGTAGCCTGTGGGTCAACTACACGCTGAAAGCCTATAATGCTCTTCGTATCCAGTACAATGATGCCTCCAGTCCTGTTGAGGTTGCCacgtatggagtgtggaattaagaggagtggcatctcttatggtagaactgttgcaaaagtgtccagctgtcagctataaataatagttccaaatctctccagagtagcgctagagtagctaagaacctaggcgttattgacggagtgaattgcgctgtctatgatttgatttttttgttcaagtactctaggtattgtagcgccacctatttaaagttttttgatgacactttttggtacatggagatttcgttccttaacctccaccttccgtattgCCACGGTTCTGTAGCGCGTCAGGAATGTTTGCCGAGGCGCGTACCGACTACTTTTATGCGATCAGGCGAAAGCGGGTCACATCGATTCTAAACCGCATCCGACGCAGCGACAATAGGAGAATTACATCCACCAAAGACACAGGCGTTTCTGTCCTCCGGCGTCCTAGTTAACAATAGACGATTTGTAAAATATCCATTTTCATAACACTTCTAGCACTACGAGTAAGTAATTTTCCCTTGTTACTAGTGTTACTACCAGAGCGGCTAGTTGTAACAACGGTGAAAAAACATTACCCGTGTTACAACGGTAGTAAGACTAACGGTAATAAGTAACACGGGTAAAGCACGGAAATTCCAAGAGCCATACCAAGTGCCTATGGGCTCTAGGTCTCTAAATCTGGGCCTGATCATCGGCCTTCATTTCAGCCGTACATTCTGTAAAAGCGACACCCTGGACATTTacccaaaattttaaaatcctTAGACGCGCTAAGCTTTTAAGAcggtcttcacattggatgcgaATTCCCTTATCGCTCGATCACGCTCATACACCGAAGCGGCGTGTTCGTATCAGTGTGATAACTCTTTAAATGTCTTTAACCTGAGTAACCTGACATCATTATCATGGCCACAATACAACCTCACATGTACCATACCGGATGTAAAAATCGAGTTTCCTATCAGGATCTGGATCATTCGCTAACGCATTTTTATAGGATAACAAAGTTATGAAAAACCTGTGCGACCATCAAAAAGCGCTGTTTGCTAAAGAACATGTATGAAGGTGATGTTAGTTATTGATTTCACCACCGACATTCATAACTTGGTAAAATTGCAGCTTCCCGTGACACAAAGTTACTTATGCGGGCCATAGTTTCGCTGTAATCGCGCATTCTAATGCAATGCTTAATAGCGATTGCATGCCCATTACATTTCGCCACCCGCACATATAAGTTTGTAAAGTTAGTTTCCTTAAATCGCTTCTAATTTCGTCTCCATCGCTATAACAGTGATGAATGAGATAAAAAATGGAAGTACACGTGGATATTATCTAATTTGAATGCAGATAACGTGTTTATACGAGTCACGTAGACCACGTAGTAATATGATCAAAACGTGTAGGTACAGTTGGGTGGAACAGTCATAACACAAAGATTTTGTCAAACAtaggtttttataaaatataaaaatgtattatactAAGCGCTAGGCAAGGTATAATAAAGACGAACTTATCCTTCAAAGGTAATAAGTTCGCTTTTGTATCTAAGTACTTACATTTTCCTAATTTGAAGTTACTTTACtgtgtgtttttgtacaataaagagttagTACTAACTACGTGATTATAGATACCTAAGAAGCTACGAACCATAATAGGTACAAATAGctataaaaaaacaattccCAACTACAACATAAGCTAACATCCACATTTGCATCCCAAAGGAGAAGTCCGCTTGTGTACTTAATCCCAAAACCAAGTCtttgttaaatttttatttaatcgtatggcatacatatcgtaaaaattgagacaatataattaattaaatgtctacACATAGACCAGTCAGCCACTTCATGGCTTCGTCGCTCAGGGTGATCAGGTCTTCGGGAGGACCGGCGACATAACGCGTTATAGGGCAGTCTTGAATTATGTGCTGGATGGTTTGGGCTTCCGCACCGCAGCTGCAGGCCGGAGAATCCACCCACCCACAGCGGTGTTTGTAGTAGGCGCATCGACCGTAACCAGTACGAAGTCTTTTAAGTCTACACCAGTCTCTTCTAGGGAGGTCCGAACCCATTATTCTGGAGCCAGGCGTAATATCAGAGCCTAGTTTTTCCGCCATTGACAAATACCACGATTTTGCCCACTCGCGTTTTAGATTAAATTGAGTATCTGTTAGGTGTTTGGGGATACTACACGAGGGATTTCTAGATTTGAGGCGTTGCTTGTTTGGCTCTAAAAACTCTGCGAAACATGGTAGGTTAGGGTTGTTTTGGATCTTGGACATTTCCCGAAGCAAGGCGTCCTTCCTCCTGAATTCTGGCGGGGCAATCCGTGACAGCACAGGGAGCCAGTGGCAAGGAATAGATTGGAGCGTCCCGGATAAGACTCTCATGGCTTTGTTCAGTTCGACATCTACTTTAGAGGTATGAGCACTGCCCAGCCACGCACAGTATTCGGCTGTTGAAAACACCAGAGATAGCGCTGATGTTCGCAACACTTCGGCACTTGCTCCCCAAGAGGTGCCACTTAGTTTTTGCACGATGTTGTTGCGACTCAGGAGTTTGCGAGCGGTGTTGAAGAGGTGTTGTTTGAACATCATGGAGCGGTCAAGGGTGACTCCGAGATACTTGGGGGAGAAATTGTGTCTAACCAACGATCCCTTCAGGGACACCCTAAGTTCACGCTTGGCTAATAGGTTGTGCAGATGGAAGCAGCAGACCTCTGTTTTACTAGTGCTAGGAGTCAATCGCCAAATTCTGAAGTAGTCTGCCAACCGTGCCAAGTCACTGGATAGTGTAAGTTCCAGGTTGTCAAAGTTTTTGTGTTGAGATACTTGTCATCGGCGTATATGAACTTCCTAGCGGTGGTGCTTCAACCATCTTTGTTTAAGATAAAGGACGAGTTACAGGTTACTTCCCCAAAAATACTGCAGGGCCGGATTTCCACCTAGGCGCCCACAAGGCCCGGGCCTAGGGGCCCAGACAACCTGGCAACGTTTTGAACTGGAGAAAGGGACTGTGATAAGTTTAGGCCCCCTCCCCCCCTGGAATTCCAAGAGCCATATTAAGCCCCCCCCCTAGGTCTCTAAATCCGGGCCAGCTACTAGTAAATGTATGTCGAATTGTATTTCGTACTTTCTCAGCTCAATGAGACCACGTCTTAGGTAATGAACATTCGGCGTCAAGTACAGACCAAGACCGCATACCTATATCTAAGAAATGCATATGCTTATCAGATATGCATATACTACCGTaaaatatgggcaataaggtcgtgacCCATCGATAGTCTTATGAGAGGTGAGTTTATAATACTAATCTACaggctggttttttttttactatgaagataTGAAGTAAACCCCAAacaaggatttttttaaatttccattGGATATGTCGAGTTTCATGCCGACTGCCTACTTAAACAAAAAGTTTATCTAACTATGCAAAATGTGTATTTGAAAACAATGTTCAGGCAAACGAACTTTTTTCCTCTAATTAACAAATACATATGTTCTGCGTAATTTTAGTCATTGTAAATGAGGCATATGTCGGTATTTACAACAAAAATTATGTGATTCATAATTATGACGACCGAGGGAATAtctgaaaaatatattacaaagaAATGGTCTGTGCGTGATGTGCGTCTATACACATTGACCTGTAGGTATCCATGCGTCGAGTTGGATCTTTTTTCTAAgtataaaacataatataatcaTGTAAATGTataacaagcaaaagggagtacctatacctatacttTCGCACCGCTTTGTACGATTTTATACTAAGAAGGGAAGATATTTTGCGATACTTAACTCAAACACGGTTTAAATGATcattttcgctatagttttcattgaatgtcTTTGCTCTACTGGTATCatgattcaaaagttagagacaccttgtttttctttcggagcgattgaaaaaaaaagattgttgGAGACCTCcttcgttttaaaagacctacttaatattcaacgacaccccacaccttagggttgaagcaaaaacaATGTCATATCCACTTTACGTGTACCTACGGGATGTACTCTAAAAAAATCTAGATTTTATTGACTACTTTGTCCGcgtgattaatttatatatccatgccaaattgcaactttctagcactaacagaAACGAACGACGAACAgaaagacagacggacatggcaaaacttcCTTAGTTGACtatgaaaccctaaaaaggggttaACTGAGCTATATTTGTCCAAAGTGGAGTGGTATTTCCAATTGATTCCATTTACCTACTAACAAATAACTAGACTAGGAAACTTTACAACTGGTTGTTTACTGATTCACTCGTGAGATATGAACGCTCATTGTTACAGCATGGTTAATTGGTTACAACTATTTAGAATGTCGGTACTAGTTGTGCTACCTACCTGGCTATATTAAGAAACCTACCTACTAGATACTGCCATAGTTAGTATGGAATTCGTTTTAGTGTCTATGTGCGCACGATATGTCTGTACTTAAACTAGACTTTGCCATTTGATAAACCGCCAAAAATATCACACACTCCAACATCCAATTTCATTCAATGATGTAGGTAAATTTATTAGTAATGGACAAGCCAGCAAATGAAGACtaagaaaaaccggccaagagcatgtcgggccacgctcagtgtagggtaccgtagttactcttccgtcacaataagttaaactggagcttaaagtatagtaaattgttaagcaagggatgaaacggtacctttcacgcgagttaaagaaataggcaaatttgcataatcagtacctaattaaaagtaagtctttttattatgaaggggaaactttttgcgataactcaaaaacagttaaactgatcatgtccgctatagttttcatttaatgtctttcttaagctctacttccacgatttttttcatattttttggacctatggttcaaaagttagaggggggggggacacatattttttttctttcggagcgattatctccgaatatatacactttatcaaaaaatgtttgttgaagacccctattagttttgaaagacctttccaacgataccccacactgtagggttgaagcaaaaaaaaaattcacccccactttacgtgtaggggaggtaccctaaaaaaaaattaatttttagattttattgtacaactttgtcggctttattgatttatatatccatgccgaatttcagctttcgagcactaacgaccacggagcaaagcctcggacagacaaacagacagacagacagacggacatggcgaaactataagggttcctagttgacttcggaaccctaaaaaaggatgtAGGTATCTTCTTGAAATCTTCACTTTTACAGCGTGGGTACGCGCTTACGAGGGCGGTTTAAGAAGTCAGTGACtttatgaaaaacaaaaatcattttaacatataaactttttaattacaattctgAACTCCTTGGTAGCTggcagctttttttttaaaggcggGGCAATAATAAAGTTGTTGAGGCATATGTCAAATACGATCGAAAAGTTGTTGGAAAATGGAGAAAAGCGAATTTCGTgtgttaattaaacattacttttaCCGTGGAAAAATTATTTCTGCGGAAAGTAAATCCACTATGGGCTTTCTTTGTCGATAGAATTTAATGAACATTTTAGTAAATTGTCGAATTCCATATGTATGAATATTCTCCAGCTCAACTCAGTAGTAAAATTCTTAAGATAAACACATACATGACTCAATCAGAGTGCAACGAATAACAACAAATGAAACAACATTATTCACACTTCTGTCACCGACTGTACGCGGGGTATTTTCCTGATGGAGCGTTATGACTAAGATGACCATCGTCACAGACAAAGAAACAAGTGACATCATGCCTCAAATTTTCCTTAAACGCTGTATAAAAGGCTCATGTAAATTGGATCAGCGTCAGTTCATTCCCAACATCCAGAATGTATTCCAAAGTGTTAGCTGTACTCGCGGTTGTGGCGCTCGCTAGCGCCAACGACCTCCACGAAGGTTACAATGGCACCGCAAGCCATAAACCAGTCTTCCAAGGGCACTATGCAGGTGATTGGAAGTCTGCAGTAAGGCCTGGAATAGAAATCTTCGTCAATACCAGCGACCTTATAACTGGGATCAACGTGACTGATCTCCGGGACGGCAAGGACGGCGTAGCGAGCATTGCCAGCGGCGGAATCGGACACGAGAACGTCACTATTTCTCTTAAGAGCCCTAACATTCTCAGAGGATACGATTTTCTGGTTGAAGTTTTTGCTGACGAAGAGACAACCAAGACAATTGAGAGGGGCAATCGTGATGTCCAAGAATCTGTTAAGTATCCTGAGCAGAAGCATGCTCAAGCTGTCTCTACAAGCACTACTGACAAGCCTACAGACCAGCAGTATGAGCAAGTAACTGTCCCTACTACTGGAAAACCTACGGACCAGAATGAACAGCATCAGCAAGTAACTGTCTCTACAACTGGCAAGCCTACAAGCGAGCAGCATCAGCAAGTTACTGTCTCTACAACTGGCAACCCCACAGGCCAACAGCAACAGCAAGAAACTGTCCCTCCTACTGGCAGGACTACAGGCCAGCAGGAACCGCATCAGCAAGTGACTGTCCCTACAACTGGCAAGCCTAGCCAGCAGCAACATCAAACCGAACACCCTATCCTAGCCGTGCCTAATAAACAGGAGGTGGAAATTCCGGAAGAAGTTAAAGAGCCAAAGATTGGTTTCCAAGTTGAGGAGCAACATTAAAAATTGAGATGTTTTGTGacttattgaaatatttaaaatataaacggATCGAAATAAGTATTTGATATTCGACCTTAATTACGTAAGTGaccagttttaaatatttcaatctGTTTGTTTTTAGTAACCTGTGATTATTACGTTGGTGTAGGCCAATGTTATTAAGGCTTCAGTCACACGGCCATGATATTCATCTTATCCATGACACACCGAACAATTTATtacatatactatatataaattattattataacgcattttgtttattgttaaagGGTAACTTTGAAAGTCTAACTAGAAATGGCTATTTCTAGTTAGACTTTCAAATTTACCATTATATGTTAGTATTCAgaatatattacatttttacatttgcATTTACAACTCGAccttatttattcattaaaattttagtttatagtctaattatattatattatatttgcttAAAATGC harbors:
- the LOC133516454 gene encoding uncharacterized protein LOC133516454, which codes for MYSKVLAVLAVVALASANDLHEGYNGTASHKPVFQGHYAGDWKSAVRPGIEIFVNTSDLITGINVTDLRDGKDGVASIASGGIGHENVTISLKSPNILRGYDFLVEVFADEETTKTIERGNRDVQESVKYPEQKHAQAVSTSTTDKPTDQQYEQVTVPTTGKPTDQNEQHQQVTVSTTGKPTSEQHQQVTVSTTGNPTGQQQQQETVPPTGRTTGQQEPHQQVTVPTTGKPSQQQHQTEHPILAVPNKQEVEIPEEVKEPKIGFQVEEQH